A DNA window from Daucus carota subsp. sativus chromosome 3, DH1 v3.0, whole genome shotgun sequence contains the following coding sequences:
- the LOC108212964 gene encoding receptor-like protein 47: MVMMLMIMNSIGSDPNGIWMWIGSIPNGIEMLPDLGINRIYNNSFEGIIPSSISLLKDLQHLDFGDDNLVVSSSVSEINLSEKQLDGMLSEFGFTSFPNLNNLTLAINYFSGPIPPAIENLTQLQYLELSNNYLDGPIPFQVSNLQRLLILNLSENELQAPNWSNFSPMPFLTILDLYKNNLLSEFPEFISNSCNLTYLDLSSNKFRGDLARESVLTNLGDLETLYLIRNSFKGSFPSDLFKLSKLKRLHLSSNKFSGSIPNAIRLLCDLEFLYLGNNSFEGLLPPNIFKLSKLKHLVLRSNKFSGSVSNDINLLPELEYLDLNSNFFDGPLPPDVFKLSKLRFLYLSGNTFSRSVSNDIGLSSSNLSGNIPSYIGNLKLLISLDLSSNQLTGPLSKLVSNVTNLIFLDLRDNSLSGNIQTDLWKYNDHPTLEYINLSGNYFTGELPTTICNVTSLSVLDLSNNNLSGALPKCYGNLADGLLYINLANNHFRGTIPTTFSRSCQLIYLNMDDNEFEGLMPPSLANCKHLKIFDIGNNKIGGTFPSWLYALGELEVLVLRSNKLYGTISGRSIEDPFPKLRIVDLSNNQFTGHLPIQYFKNMKSTDNLYRYQNDTGVFSFHYEASVSLTVKGTEYEVKNILHIYTTIDLSCNKFQGEIPDVIGELRWLALLNLSHNSLTGHIPSLLRNMKGLQSLDLSSNQLKGAIPLQLTALTFLEVLNLSGNHLSGEIPQKGQFSTFNIDSYLGNSALCGSPLMKKCANTASPPQEAGNGDEDEAGDELTWEAIVMGYGCGLICGLSSAYIVLKLGKPWWFVRYIEVLQQKLMKRYA; the protein is encoded by the exons ATGGTGATGATGCTAATGATAATGAACTCAATTGGGAGTGATCCTAATGGGATATGGATGTGGATTG GTTCCATTCCCAATGGTATAGAGATGCTTCCCGATCTTGGAATAAATcgtatttataataattcatTTGAAGGAATTATTCCTTCTTCAATTAGTCTACTTAAAGATCTTCAACACCTAGACTTCGGTGACGACAACCTTGTGGTTTCAA GTTCAGTCTCTGAGATTAACCTTAGTGAGAAACAACTTGATGGAATGCTGTCCGAGTTTGGTTTCACTTCATTTCCAAATCTCAACAATCTCACCCTCGCAATTAACTACTTCTCGGGTCCAATACCACCAGCCATTGAGAATTTAACACAGCTTCAATATCTTGAGTTGAGCAATAATTATCTAGATGGTCCCATTCCTTTCCAGGTTAGCAATCTTCAGAGGTTGCTCATCTTAAACCTGTCAGAGAATGAACTGCAAGCTCCAAATTGGTCCAATTTTTCCCCCATGCCTTTTTTGACCATCCTCGACctttataaaaataatcttttgtCAGAATTTCCCGAATTTATATCTAACTCGTGTAACCTTACGTACCTTGACCTCTCATCCAACAAGTTTAGAGGGGATCTTGCGCGAGAATCAGTATTAACCAATCTAGGTGATCTTGAAACCCTCTATCTTATTAGAAATTCTTTCAAGGGGTCATTTCCGTCAGATTTATTCAAGCTTTCTAAATTAAAACGTCTTCACCTGTCGAGCAACAAATTTTCAGGTTCAATTCCTAATGCCATAAGGTTGCTTTGTGATCTTGAATTCCTATATTTAGGCAACAATTCCTTTGAAGGACTGCTTCCACCAAATATATTTaagctttcaaaattaaaacatcttGTTCTTCGGAGTAATAAGTTTTCAGGATCTGTTTCCAATGATATAAATTTGCTTCCTGAACTTGAATATCTCGatcttaattctaatttttttgacgGGCCGCTTCCTCCAGATGTATTCAAGCTCTCCAAACTAAGGTTTCTTTACCTCTCGGGTAATACCTTTTCACGTTCTGTTTCCAATGATATAG GTCTAAGTTCCAGTAATCTCAGTGGCAATATTCCATCTTACATTGGAAACCTGAAGCTACTAATATCTCTTGATCTCAGTTCTAATCAATTGACTGGACCGCTTTCAAAGCTCGTTTCTAATGTCACAAATCTTATATTTCTTGATTTAAGAGATAATAGTCTTAGTGGAAATATTCAGACTGACTTGTGGAAATATAACGATCATCCAACTCTGGAATACATCAATTTGAGTGGGAACTATTTTACGG GTGAGCTTCCAACAACAATTTGCAATGTCACTTCCCTTTCGGTTCTTGATTTGTCAAATAATAACTTAAGTGGTGCACTTCCAAAATGTTACGGGAATCTTGCTGATGGATTGCTTTACATTAATCTTGCGAATAATCACTTTCGAGGAACAATACCCACTACTTTCTCCAGGAGTTGTCAGCTGATATATCTGAACATGGATGATAATGAGTTTGAAGGATTGATGCCCCCATCTTTGGCGAACTGTAAGCACTTGAAAATTTTTGATATTGGCAATAATAAAATAGGTGGTACATTTCCGTCATGGCTTTATGCACTTGGAGAGCTAGAAGTCCTTGTCTTGCGATCAAATAAACTCTATGGTACAATAAGTGGAAGGAGCATAGAAGATCCCTTCCCCAAGTTGCGGATTGTGGATCTGTCCAACAATCAATTCACAGGCCATTTGCCAATTCAATACTTTAAGAATATGAAATCAACTGATAATTTGTATCGTTATCAGAATGACACAGGAGTTTTTTCTTTCCATTATGAAGCATCTGTCTCATTAACTGTGAAGGGAACAGAGTATGAAGTGAAAAATATCCTTCATATTTACACAACCATTGATCTGTCCTGCAACAAGTTTCAAGGAGAAATTCCTGACGTTATTGGAGAGCTTAGATGGCTTGCATTGCTGAACTTATCTCATAATAGTCTAACAGGACATATCCCATCATTGCTGAGAAATATGAAAGGACTCCAATCTTTAGATTTGTCTTCAAATCAACTGAAAGGGGCTATTCCACTTCAGTTAACTGCATTGACATTTCTAGAGGTCTTGAACCTCTCGGGAAACCATCTTAGTGGAGAGATTCCTCAGAAAGGGCAGTTCAGCACATTTAACATTGATTCTTATCTAGGAAACTCCGCGTTATGTGGTTCACCTTTGATGAAGAAATGTGCAAACACAGCATCACCTCCACAAGAAGCCGGAAATGGTGATGAAGATGAAGCTGGTGATGAATTGACATGGGAAGCAATCGTGATGGGATATGGATGTGGACTGATATGTGGATTGTCATCTGCATACATTGTTCTCAAACTAGGAAAGCCTTGGTGGTTTGTGAGATATATCGAAGTACTGCAACAGAAGTTGATGAAAAGATATGCATGA
- the LOC108212963 gene encoding receptor-like protein Cf-9 homolog isoform X1, whose protein sequence is MRRNMAYSAKPSHLLLFVFFLSSLESILATTREGEALVKWKNSLAPSSFLDSWSLTNLDNLCNWTGITCNSAGSVSEINLSEKQLDGMLSEFGFTSFPNLNNLTLAYNFFSGPIPPAIENLTQLQYLDLSFNYLDGPIPFQVSHLQRLLILNLSQNALQAPNWSHFSPMPFLRILDLNSNHLASNFPEFISNSHSLAILDLGYNNFTGDLVREFTNLQNLETLYLDENSFEGPFPPDVFRLSKLKHLRLSGNKFSGSIPNDIRLLCDLESLYLSNNSFKGPLPSNIFKLSKIKHLVLWSNKFSGSVSNDIGLLSELETLDLNSNFFEGPLPSNIFKLSKLRYLSLWGNNVSGSISNDIGLLSELETLDLNSNIFVGPLPPNLFKLSKLKILSLYKNNFSGFISKDIGLLFELETLYLGSNFFEGPLPPHVFRLSKLRDLGLRDNRNLFQGSIPIGLGLLTNLRYLSLFSNDLSGYIPSEIGNLKLLKVLELGSNQLTGPLLKIVSNLKNLIYLGVSGNSLSGNIQSDLWKYNDHPTLEYINLSGNHFTGELPTTICNVTSLLLLDLSNNELSGALPNCFGNLADRLLYVNLANNQFRGTIPTTFSRSCQLKYLNMDNNEFEGLLPPSLENCKHLRILDIGNNKIGGTFPSWLYVLGELEVLVLQSNKLYGTISGRSIEDPFRKLRIVDLSNNHFTGHLPIQYFKNMKSTDNLYSYQLSTAVFSFHYEAAVSLIVKGTEYEVANNLHIYTAIDLSCNKFQGEIPKVTGELKWLALLNLSHNSLTGPIPSLLRNMKELQSLDLSSNQLTGAIPPQLTALTFLEVLNLSGNHLSGEIPQKGQFSTFNNDSYLGNSALCGSPLTKKCANTASPPQEVGNVDEDDAGDELTWEAILMGYGCGLICGLSSAYIVLKLGKPWWFVRYVEVLQQKLMKRCLKKGTGRPIRT, encoded by the exons ATGAGGAGAAACATGGCATACTCTGCAAAGCCTTCTCACCTTcttctctttgttttctttctctCATCACTTGAATCCATTCTTGCAACAACACGAGAGGGAGAAGCTCTTGTGAAGTGGAAGAATAGCCTAGCCCCTTCTTCTTTTCTCGACTCTTGGTCACTCACCAATCTCGATAATCTTTGCAACTGGACTGGCATTACTTGTAACTCTGCAGGTTCAGTCTCTGAGATTAACCTTAGTGAGAAACAACTTGATGGAATGCTGTCCGAGTTTGGTTTCACTTCATTTCCAAATCTCAACAATCTCACCCTCGCATACAACTTCTTCTCGGGTCCAATACCGCCAGCCATTGAGAATTTAACACAGCTTCAATACCTTGATTTAAGCTTTAATTATCTCGATGGTCCCATTCCGTTCCAGGTTAGCCATCTTCAGAGGTTGCTCATCTTAAACCTGTCACAGAATGCATTGCAAGCTCCAAATTGGTCCCATTTCTCTCCCATGCCTTTCTTGCGCATCCTCGACCTTAATAGCAATCATCTTGCGTCGAACTTCCCAGAATTTATATCCAATTCTCATAGCTTGGCTATCCTTGACCTTGGATATAACAACTTTACAGGTGACCTTGTGCGTGAATTTACTAATCTACAAAATCTTGAAACCCTCTACCTAGATGAAAATTCTTTTGAGGGGCCATTTCCGCCGGATGTATTCAGGCTTTCCAAATTAAAACATCTTCGCCTGTCAGGTAACAAATTCTCAGGTTCAATTCCCAATGACATAAGGTTGCTTTGTGATCTTGAATCCCTATATTTAAGCAACAATTCCTTTAAAGGACCCCTTCCATCAAATATATTCAAgctttcaaaaataaaacatctTGTTCTTTGGAGTAATAAGTTTTCTGGTTCTGTTTCCAATGATATAGGTTTACTTTCTGAGCTTGAAACCCTCGATCTTaactctaatttttttgaggGGCCGCTTCCGTCAAATATATTCAAGCTCTCCAAACTAAGGTATCTTTCCCTTTGGGGTAATAACGTTTCAGGTTCTATTTCCAATGATATAGGTTTGCTTTCTGAGCTTGAAACCCTCGATCTTAACTCTAATATTTTTGTGGGGCCGCTTCCGCCAAATTTATTCAAGCTCTCCAAACTAAAGATTCTTTCCCTTTATAAAAATAACTTTTCAGGTTTTATTTCTAAGGATATAGGTTTGCTTTTTGAACTTGAAACCCTCTATCTTGGCTCTAATTTTTTTGAGGGGCCGCTTCCCCCACATGTATTTAGGCTCTCCAAATTAAGAGATTTGGGTCTCAGAGACAATAGAAATTTATTTCAAGGAAGTATTCCTATTGGACTGGGACTCTTGACTAATCTCAGGTACTTGAGTCTATTTTCCAATGATCTCAGTGGCTATATTCCATCTGAGATTGGAAACCTGAAGCTACTAAAAGTTCTTGAACTCGGTTCTAATCAATTGACAGGACCGCTTTTAAAGATAGTTTCTAATCTCAAAAATCTTATATATCTTGGTGTAAGTGGTAATAGTCTTAGTGGAAATATTCAGAGTGACTTGTGGAAATATAACGATCATCCAACTTTGGAATACATCAATTTAAGTGGGAACCATTTTACGG GTGAGCTTCCAACAACAATTTGCAATGTCACATCCCTTTTGCTTCTTGATTTGTCAAATAATGAATTAAGTGGTGCACTTCCAAACTGTTTCGGAAATCTTGCTGATAGATTGCTTTACGTTAATCTTGCTAATAATCAGTTTCGAGGAACAATACCAACTACTTTCTCCAGGAGTTGTCAGCTGAAATATCTAAACATGGATAATAATGAGTTTGAAGGATTGTTGCCCCCGTCTTTGGAAAACTGTAAGCACTTGAGAATTCTTGATATTGGCAATAATAAAATAGGTGGTACATTTCCGTCATGGCTTTATGTACTTGGAGAGCTAGAAGTCCTTGTCTTGCAATCAAATAAACTCTATGGTACAATAAGTGGAAGGAGCATAGAAGATCCCTTCCGCAAGTTGCGGATTGTGGATCTGTCCAACAACCACTTCACAGGCCATTTGCCAATTCAATACTTTAAGAATATGAAATCAACTGATAATTTGTATAGTTATCAGCTTTCCACAGCAGTTTTTTCTTTCCATTATGAAGCAGCAGTCTCATTAATTGTGAAGGGAACAGAGTATGAAGTAGCAAATAACCTTCATATTTACACAGCCATTGATCTGTCGTGCAACAAATTTCAGGGAGAAATTCCAAAGGTTACTGGAGAGCTTAAATGGCTGGCATTGCTCAACTTATCTCATAATAGTCTAACAGGACCTATCCCGTCATTGCTGAGAAATATGAAAGAACTCCAATCTTTAGATTTGTCCTCAAATCAACTGACGGGGGCTATTCCACCTCAGTTAACTGCGCTGACATTTCTAGAGGTCTTAAACCTCTCGGGAAACCATCTTAGTGGAGAGATTCCTCAGAAAGGACAATTCAGCACATTCAACAATGATTCGTATCTAGGAAACTCCGCTTTATGTGGATCACCATTGACGAAGAAATGTGCAAACACAGCATCACCTCCACAAGAAGTCGGAAatgttgatgaagatgatgcgGGTGATGAATTGACATGGGAAGCAATCTTGATGGGATATGGATGTGGACTGATATGTGGATTGTCATCTGCATACATTGTTCTCAAACTAGGAAAGCCTTGGTGGTTTGTGAGATATGTCGAAGTACTGCAACAGAAGTTGATGAAAAGATGCTTGAAGAAAGGTACTGGTCGACCAATAAGAACTTGA
- the LOC108212963 gene encoding receptor-like protein Cf-9 homolog isoform X2, with protein sequence MRRNMAYSAKPSHLLLFVFFLSSLESILATTREGEALVKWKNSLAPSSFLDSWSLTNLDNLCNWTGITCNSAGSVSEINLSEKQLDGMLSEFGFTSFPNLNNLTLAYNFFSGPIPPAIENLTQLQYLDLSFNYLDGPIPFQVSHLQRLLILNLSQNALQAPNWSHFSPMPFLRILDLNSNHLASNFPEFISNSHSLAILDLGYNNFTGDLVREFTNLQNLETLYLDENSFEGPFPPDVFRLSKLKHLRLSGLLSELETLDLNSNFFEGPLPSNIFKLSKLRYLSLWGNNVSGSISNDIGLLSELETLDLNSNIFVGPLPPNLFKLSKLKILSLYKNNFSGFISKDIGLLFELETLYLGSNFFEGPLPPHVFRLSKLRDLGLRDNRNLFQGSIPIGLGLLTNLRYLSLFSNDLSGYIPSEIGNLKLLKVLELGSNQLTGPLLKIVSNLKNLIYLGVSGNSLSGNIQSDLWKYNDHPTLEYINLSGNHFTGELPTTICNVTSLLLLDLSNNELSGALPNCFGNLADRLLYVNLANNQFRGTIPTTFSRSCQLKYLNMDNNEFEGLLPPSLENCKHLRILDIGNNKIGGTFPSWLYVLGELEVLVLQSNKLYGTISGRSIEDPFRKLRIVDLSNNHFTGHLPIQYFKNMKSTDNLYSYQLSTAVFSFHYEAAVSLIVKGTEYEVANNLHIYTAIDLSCNKFQGEIPKVTGELKWLALLNLSHNSLTGPIPSLLRNMKELQSLDLSSNQLTGAIPPQLTALTFLEVLNLSGNHLSGEIPQKGQFSTFNNDSYLGNSALCGSPLTKKCANTASPPQEVGNVDEDDAGDELTWEAILMGYGCGLICGLSSAYIVLKLGKPWWFVRYVEVLQQKLMKRCLKKGTGRPIRT encoded by the exons ATGAGGAGAAACATGGCATACTCTGCAAAGCCTTCTCACCTTcttctctttgttttctttctctCATCACTTGAATCCATTCTTGCAACAACACGAGAGGGAGAAGCTCTTGTGAAGTGGAAGAATAGCCTAGCCCCTTCTTCTTTTCTCGACTCTTGGTCACTCACCAATCTCGATAATCTTTGCAACTGGACTGGCATTACTTGTAACTCTGCAGGTTCAGTCTCTGAGATTAACCTTAGTGAGAAACAACTTGATGGAATGCTGTCCGAGTTTGGTTTCACTTCATTTCCAAATCTCAACAATCTCACCCTCGCATACAACTTCTTCTCGGGTCCAATACCGCCAGCCATTGAGAATTTAACACAGCTTCAATACCTTGATTTAAGCTTTAATTATCTCGATGGTCCCATTCCGTTCCAGGTTAGCCATCTTCAGAGGTTGCTCATCTTAAACCTGTCACAGAATGCATTGCAAGCTCCAAATTGGTCCCATTTCTCTCCCATGCCTTTCTTGCGCATCCTCGACCTTAATAGCAATCATCTTGCGTCGAACTTCCCAGAATTTATATCCAATTCTCATAGCTTGGCTATCCTTGACCTTGGATATAACAACTTTACAGGTGACCTTGTGCGTGAATTTACTAATCTACAAAATCTTGAAACCCTCTACCTAGATGAAAATTCTTTTGAGGGGCCATTTCCGCCGGATGTATTCAGGCTTTCCAAATTAAAACATCTTCGCCTGTCAG GTTTACTTTCTGAGCTTGAAACCCTCGATCTTaactctaatttttttgaggGGCCGCTTCCGTCAAATATATTCAAGCTCTCCAAACTAAGGTATCTTTCCCTTTGGGGTAATAACGTTTCAGGTTCTATTTCCAATGATATAGGTTTGCTTTCTGAGCTTGAAACCCTCGATCTTAACTCTAATATTTTTGTGGGGCCGCTTCCGCCAAATTTATTCAAGCTCTCCAAACTAAAGATTCTTTCCCTTTATAAAAATAACTTTTCAGGTTTTATTTCTAAGGATATAGGTTTGCTTTTTGAACTTGAAACCCTCTATCTTGGCTCTAATTTTTTTGAGGGGCCGCTTCCCCCACATGTATTTAGGCTCTCCAAATTAAGAGATTTGGGTCTCAGAGACAATAGAAATTTATTTCAAGGAAGTATTCCTATTGGACTGGGACTCTTGACTAATCTCAGGTACTTGAGTCTATTTTCCAATGATCTCAGTGGCTATATTCCATCTGAGATTGGAAACCTGAAGCTACTAAAAGTTCTTGAACTCGGTTCTAATCAATTGACAGGACCGCTTTTAAAGATAGTTTCTAATCTCAAAAATCTTATATATCTTGGTGTAAGTGGTAATAGTCTTAGTGGAAATATTCAGAGTGACTTGTGGAAATATAACGATCATCCAACTTTGGAATACATCAATTTAAGTGGGAACCATTTTACGG GTGAGCTTCCAACAACAATTTGCAATGTCACATCCCTTTTGCTTCTTGATTTGTCAAATAATGAATTAAGTGGTGCACTTCCAAACTGTTTCGGAAATCTTGCTGATAGATTGCTTTACGTTAATCTTGCTAATAATCAGTTTCGAGGAACAATACCAACTACTTTCTCCAGGAGTTGTCAGCTGAAATATCTAAACATGGATAATAATGAGTTTGAAGGATTGTTGCCCCCGTCTTTGGAAAACTGTAAGCACTTGAGAATTCTTGATATTGGCAATAATAAAATAGGTGGTACATTTCCGTCATGGCTTTATGTACTTGGAGAGCTAGAAGTCCTTGTCTTGCAATCAAATAAACTCTATGGTACAATAAGTGGAAGGAGCATAGAAGATCCCTTCCGCAAGTTGCGGATTGTGGATCTGTCCAACAACCACTTCACAGGCCATTTGCCAATTCAATACTTTAAGAATATGAAATCAACTGATAATTTGTATAGTTATCAGCTTTCCACAGCAGTTTTTTCTTTCCATTATGAAGCAGCAGTCTCATTAATTGTGAAGGGAACAGAGTATGAAGTAGCAAATAACCTTCATATTTACACAGCCATTGATCTGTCGTGCAACAAATTTCAGGGAGAAATTCCAAAGGTTACTGGAGAGCTTAAATGGCTGGCATTGCTCAACTTATCTCATAATAGTCTAACAGGACCTATCCCGTCATTGCTGAGAAATATGAAAGAACTCCAATCTTTAGATTTGTCCTCAAATCAACTGACGGGGGCTATTCCACCTCAGTTAACTGCGCTGACATTTCTAGAGGTCTTAAACCTCTCGGGAAACCATCTTAGTGGAGAGATTCCTCAGAAAGGACAATTCAGCACATTCAACAATGATTCGTATCTAGGAAACTCCGCTTTATGTGGATCACCATTGACGAAGAAATGTGCAAACACAGCATCACCTCCACAAGAAGTCGGAAatgttgatgaagatgatgcgGGTGATGAATTGACATGGGAAGCAATCTTGATGGGATATGGATGTGGACTGATATGTGGATTGTCATCTGCATACATTGTTCTCAAACTAGGAAAGCCTTGGTGGTTTGTGAGATATGTCGAAGTACTGCAACAGAAGTTGATGAAAAGATGCTTGAAGAAAGGTACTGGTCGACCAATAAGAACTTGA
- the LOC135151607 gene encoding uncharacterized protein LOC135151607, with the protein MTAVVDRLWDGEQRVRDSARRLLITLMEVRDISARLEQIQIQPATSVSSISEGLNTETSKQKPSENSKDNDKGIEPLLELPEDIIFLQILPKLNSLDVLPLVLVARSWASFLLHEGPRLMLFNPPKNPTPKHTSILFDVSPIPYSVSVLLSPESRQLCQSRCIIVPILNSGIKHAVPIFTDYPDFLKQGEVPTVVGSSSGIICLYITSSPSRYILLNPLTKHYKEVGAPYIFVPDCEQASVTSGFFYDEWTDDLKIVQLLRWDQRLTSLDAPGPKKIHALRVYSVNSANWEVVDLGPMKVSDRLGGVLFLPKALVTFVDAFATEPEINFWLDFRDCRLKAVPELEGAELSMKSVWWNNQVGVIVGTDSIYVLDEEFAAWYYCTVLPDVGNCVFCLDENKIVGMGAGESGSVNDYNILNSTSGEIQHIISLPSCRVFPYVPTFYYIEGMANF; encoded by the exons ATGACGGCGGTTGTTGATAGGTTGTGGGATGGGGAGCAGCGGGTTCGAGACTCGGCGAGGAGGCTGTTGATTACCCTTATGGag GTGAGAGATATTAGTGCCAGGCTGGAGCAGATTCAGATTCAACCAGCAACTTCCGTCTCTTCCATCTCTGAAGGACTTAATA CTGAGACGAGCAAGCAAAAACCATCAGAGAATTCAAAGGATAATGATAAAGGAATTGAGCCCCTACTGGAACTGCCGGAAGATATTATCTTTCTACAAATTCTGCCTAAGTTGAACAGCCTAGATGTTCTTCCCCTGGTTTTGGTGGCTAGGAGTTGGGCCTCCTTTCTTTTGCATGAGGGACCCAGACTGATGTTATTCAACCCACCTAAAAATCCTACACCTAAACACACTTCAATTTTATTTGATGTAAGCCCGATTCCGTACTCTGTTTCAGTTTTGTTATCCCCAGAGAGCCGCCAACTGTGTCAGTCTAGGTGTATAATTGTTCCAATCTTGAATTCTGGTATAAAACATGCTGTTCCAATTTTCACTGACTACCCAGATTTTTTAAAGCAGGGGGAAGTCCCAACTGTAGTGGGATCTTCCAGTGGTATTATATGCCTCTATATCACCAGTTCTCCCTCTAGATACATCCTGCTAAACCCcttaacaaaacattataaagaGGTTGGGGCCCCTTATATTTTTGTACCAGATTGTGAGCAAGCTTCTGTAACTTCTGGATTCTTTTATGATGAATGGACTGATGACTTAAAGATCGTACAATTGTTGAGATGGGATCAAAGGCTTACGAGCTTGGATGCTCCGGGACCCAAAAAGATACATGCGCTTCGCGTTTATTCTGTAAATTCTGCAAATTGGGAAGTTGTTGACTTGGGGCCAATGAAAGTCTCCGATCGTCTTGGTGGTGTGTTATTTTTGCCGAAAGCTCTCGTCACATTTGTAGATGCGTTTGCTACAGAGCCGGAGATTAACTTTTGGTTGGATTTTCGTGATTGCCGTCTAAAGGCAGTTCCGGAATTAGAAGGGGCTGAACTCAGTATGAAATCGGTTTGGTGGAATAACCAGGTTGGTGTTATTGTTGGAACTGACAGCATTTATGTCCTTGATGAGGAGTTTGCAGCCTGGTATTACTGCACAGTGCTTCCGGACGTGGGAAATTGTGTATTCTGTTTAGATGAGAACAAAATTGTGGGGATGGGGGCTGGGGAAAGCGGAAGCGTAAATGATTACAATATTCTTAATTCCACAAGCGGCGAAATCCAACATATAATCTCGTTGCCTTCTTGCAGGGTTTTTCCGTATGTTCCTACATTCTACTATATCGAGGGAATGGCTAATTTTTAG
- the LOC108214302 gene encoding eukaryotic translation initiation factor 3 subunit I-like: MRPILIKGHERPLTYLKYNKEGDLLFSCALDRNPAVWYADKGELLGTYRGHIGSVWGCDVSRDSKLLITASADQTAKVWDVQTGSELFTFEFKSTVKSVEFGVGDKLAVIATDSFRDMSSAIHVKHIARDPSEQCGDSVIEFSPGGRINRAVWGPLNRTIISGGEQGVVRVWDVETKKVIYESDKDTGHQKAITSLAKSRDGSHLLTASIDKSAKLWDIRSMKLLRTYKAEAPVNAVALSPLLDHVVLGGGQDASTVTNDPRAGKFEAKFYHKVLEEEIGSVKGHFGPINALAFNPDGKSFASGGEDGYLRLHHFDHDYFNMAI, encoded by the coding sequence ATGAGGCCGATCTTGATCAAAGGACACGAAAGGCCATTAACATATCTAAAGTATAACAAGGAGGGTGACCTCCTCTTCTCCTGCGCATTAGACAGAAACCCCGCTGTTTGGTACGCTGATAAGGGAGAGCTTTTAGGCACTTACCGTGGGCACATTGGTTCTGTTTGGGGTTGTGATGTTTCTAGGGATTCAAAACTTTTAATAACTGCAAGTGCGGATCAAACAGCAAAGGTATGGGATGTTCAAACTGGGTCTGAGCTGTTCACGTTTGAATTTAAGTCCACTGTGAAATCAGTAGAATTTGGTGTCGGAGACAAGCTTGCTGTCATTGCAACAGACTCCTTTCGTGACATGTCTTCTGCAATTCATGTCAAACACATAGCCAGAGATCCTAGTGAACAGTGCGGTGATTCTGTGATTGAATTCTCACCTGGAGGAAGAATCAATAGAGCTGTTTGGGGACCTTTAAATAGGACCATAATAAGTGGTGGTGAACAAGGCGTTGTTCGTGTGTGGGACGTTGAGACAAAGAAAGTGATTTATGAGTCAGACAAGGATACTGGTCATCAGAAGGCCATTACATCACTTGCAAAATCAAGAGACGGTTCACATTTACTTACTGCTTCCATTGACAAATCAGCTAAGCTTTGGGACATCAGATCAATGAAACTTCTCAGGACATACAAGGCTGAAGCCCCAGTTAATGCAGTTGCACTCTCTCCACTACTTGATCATGTCGTGCTCGGAGGTGGTCAAGATGCATCGACTGTTACAAACGATCCTCGTGCTGGCAAGTTTGAGGCCAAATTTTATCACAAGGTCCTTGAAGAAGAAATTGGATCTGTGAAAGGACACTTTGGTCCGATAAATGCATTGGCATTCAACCCTGATGGAAAAAGTTTCGCAAGTGGAGGTGAAGATGGTTATTTGCGATTACATCACTTTGATCATGACTACTTCAACATGGCGATTTAA